A section of the Kribbella sp. HUAS MG21 genome encodes:
- a CDS encoding nucleoside hydrolase, producing the protein MRSIILDTDIGSDVDDAMALAQLLGTPELDLVEVHTVYGDTLLRARLARRYGVLAGRDLDVVPGLAEPLSGREVWWAGHEGTLHDGLADETVSVDSAPERLVARLREHPGELDVAAIGPLTNLAKALELEPGAARWIRHLWVMGGSFGDEKCEHNFKSDDAAAQAVLNAGIPTTITGLEITQQVTIESARLERIRAAGPLGAALGADIEQWWAYWSETWNVPHDPVAVLALSRPELFSFSEAGRVTIAVGGERAGHSTFTPDADGSVRIVTGVDAEQVAEEITARIVAAGTAYAVARGEIDGDRA; encoded by the coding sequence ACATCGGCTCCGACGTCGACGACGCCATGGCGCTCGCGCAGTTGCTCGGCACCCCGGAGCTCGACCTGGTCGAGGTGCACACCGTGTACGGCGACACGCTGCTGCGGGCCCGGCTCGCGCGGCGGTACGGCGTACTGGCGGGCCGCGACCTGGACGTCGTACCGGGACTCGCCGAGCCGTTGTCGGGGCGGGAGGTCTGGTGGGCCGGGCACGAGGGCACGCTGCACGACGGCCTGGCCGACGAGACCGTCAGCGTCGACAGCGCGCCCGAGCGGTTGGTCGCACGGCTCCGCGAGCACCCTGGTGAGCTCGACGTGGCCGCGATCGGTCCGCTGACCAACCTGGCCAAGGCATTGGAGCTCGAGCCCGGGGCGGCGCGCTGGATCCGGCACCTGTGGGTGATGGGCGGGTCCTTCGGCGACGAGAAGTGCGAGCACAACTTCAAGTCCGACGACGCGGCCGCGCAGGCGGTCCTGAACGCAGGGATTCCGACCACGATCACGGGGCTGGAGATCACGCAGCAGGTGACGATCGAGTCGGCCCGGTTGGAGCGGATCCGGGCGGCGGGTCCGCTCGGCGCGGCGCTCGGGGCCGACATCGAGCAGTGGTGGGCGTACTGGAGCGAGACGTGGAACGTGCCGCACGATCCGGTCGCGGTGCTCGCGCTGAGTCGCCCGGAACTGTTCAGCTTCTCCGAGGCCGGCCGGGTGACGATCGCTGTCGGCGGGGAGCGGGCAGGGCACAGCACGTTCACACCGGACGCGGACGGCAGCGTGCGGATCGTCACGGGGGTCGACGCGGAGCAGGTCGCCGAGGAGATCACGGCGCGGATCGTGGCCGCCGGCACGGCATACGCTGTCGCTCGTGGGGAGATCGATGGCGACCGCGCGTGA
- a CDS encoding LacI family DNA-binding transcriptional regulator, with product MGRSMATARDVAERAGTSTAVVSYVFNNGPRPVSAETRRRVLEAAAELEYRPNILARALSAGRTYSLGLLIPQIRNPYFATLAEHLENFARQHDHLLLIGDSAGDPAQESAHIGSFIERKVDGVVLVSLLVEPAIQRFAAAGVPVVALHPVPDGVTVSTLSIDYVAGAEASADHLLSHGYRTLGVVTGPEESPGTAEHRAGIQRALKAHPRASARYVAAPVSRFAARDAVRSWFQQKRPPRAIYCSTDEQAFGVLFAAWEAGLRVPEDVAVMGFDGTSECTVTIPPLASVRQPIEETARRAVEILLDPGKPAAARHVLDYELLPNISCGCTGDE from the coding sequence GTGGGGAGATCGATGGCGACCGCGCGTGATGTCGCGGAGCGCGCCGGCACGTCCACGGCGGTGGTCAGCTACGTCTTCAACAACGGCCCCCGGCCCGTGTCGGCGGAGACCCGCCGGCGCGTGCTGGAGGCCGCGGCGGAGCTGGAGTACCGGCCGAACATCCTCGCCCGCGCACTGAGCGCGGGCCGCACGTACTCGCTGGGTCTGCTGATCCCGCAGATCCGCAACCCGTACTTCGCCACGCTCGCCGAGCACCTGGAGAACTTCGCCCGGCAGCACGACCACCTGCTGCTGATCGGCGACTCGGCGGGCGATCCCGCGCAGGAGTCGGCGCACATCGGCTCGTTCATCGAACGCAAGGTCGACGGCGTCGTTCTCGTCTCGTTGCTGGTGGAGCCCGCGATCCAGCGGTTCGCGGCGGCCGGCGTACCTGTCGTCGCCCTGCATCCCGTGCCCGACGGCGTCACGGTCTCGACGCTGTCCATCGACTACGTCGCCGGTGCCGAGGCATCGGCCGACCACCTGTTGTCCCACGGCTACCGGACCCTCGGCGTTGTCACCGGTCCCGAGGAGTCACCCGGTACGGCGGAACACCGGGCGGGCATCCAGCGCGCATTGAAAGCGCATCCGCGCGCGTCGGCGCGGTACGTCGCTGCGCCCGTGTCCCGGTTCGCGGCGCGGGACGCCGTACGGTCGTGGTTCCAGCAGAAGCGGCCGCCGCGGGCGATCTACTGTTCGACGGACGAGCAGGCGTTCGGTGTCCTGTTCGCGGCCTGGGAAGCCGGGCTGCGGGTCCCTGAGGACGTTGCGGTGATGGGGTTCGACGGGACCAGCGAGTGCACCGTCACGATCCCGCCGCTGGCCAGCGTCCGGCAGCCGATCGAGGAAACCGCCCGCCGGGCCGTCGAAATCCTCCTGGACCCCGGCAAACCCGCCGCGGCCCGGCACGTCCTCGACTACGAACTCCTGCCGAACATCTCCTGCGGCTGCACCGGGGACGAGTAG
- a CDS encoding VOC family protein: MAVEFNHTIVKCSDKQASARFLADILGLGEPGSFGPFAVVELGNGASLDFADDHGKAQPQHYAFLVSEDEFDQIHARIVERGLTYWADPFHRRESEINTNDGGRGLYWDDPDGHNLEILTVPYGGWPAAKQ; the protein is encoded by the coding sequence ATGGCCGTCGAGTTCAACCACACGATCGTGAAATGCTCCGACAAGCAGGCCTCGGCCCGCTTCCTGGCCGACATCCTCGGGCTCGGGGAGCCCGGTAGCTTCGGTCCGTTCGCCGTGGTCGAGCTGGGCAACGGTGCCTCGCTGGACTTCGCCGACGACCACGGGAAGGCGCAGCCGCAGCACTACGCCTTCCTCGTGAGCGAGGACGAGTTCGACCAGATCCACGCGCGCATCGTCGAACGCGGACTGACCTACTGGGCGGATCCGTTCCATCGGCGCGAGAGCGAGATCAACACCAACGACGGCGGCCGCGGCCTCTACTGGGACGACCCCGACGGCCACAACCTCGAGATCCTCACCGTTCCGTACGGCGGCTGGCCCGCGGCCAAGCAATAG
- a CDS encoding 2'-5' RNA ligase family protein: MLSHTHGHHVPHVSLAVLREWDHDKVMKAVQPLLSEQSAQLYFDALGTFRRGRAWLVPAVEAEVLQLQASVVESVVATGAELHRHYQPGRWVPHCTLAPRVPLVALPVLTAAVYDVLPLEATADRAALIDSGTGQVWTL, translated from the coding sequence CTGCTCTCGCACACCCACGGCCACCATGTGCCACACGTATCGCTCGCTGTCTTACGTGAGTGGGATCACGACAAGGTCATGAAGGCCGTGCAGCCGTTGCTGAGCGAGCAATCGGCTCAGTTGTACTTCGATGCGCTAGGCACGTTCCGCCGCGGCAGGGCGTGGCTGGTCCCAGCTGTCGAGGCGGAGGTGCTGCAGCTGCAGGCGTCCGTGGTGGAGTCCGTGGTGGCGACAGGGGCTGAGCTGCACCGGCACTATCAGCCGGGCCGATGGGTGCCACACTGCACGCTCGCGCCGCGGGTGCCGTTGGTCGCGCTGCCGGTGCTCACGGCCGCGGTGTACGACGTACTGCCCCTGGAAGCCACTGCCGACCGTGCCGCCCTGATCGACAGCGGCACGGGACAGGTCTGGACGCTCTAG
- a CDS encoding IclR family transcriptional regulator — MDNSSGVGVLDKAALVLSALESGPATLAGLVAATGLARPTAHRLAVALEHHRLVGRDMQGRFVLGPRLSELASAAGEDRLLATAGPVLARLRDITGESAQLFRRQGEYRVCVAAAERPSGLRDTVPVGSQLTMAAGSAAQILLAWEDPERMHRGLHNASFNAAALAGVRRRGWAHSVGEREQGVASVSAPVRSPSGKVIAAVSVSGPIERLSRQPGRMHAPAVMAAAERLSEALRRASE, encoded by the coding sequence ATGGACAACTCTAGCGGAGTCGGCGTTCTCGACAAAGCAGCCCTCGTGCTGTCCGCCCTCGAGTCCGGGCCGGCGACCCTGGCCGGTCTGGTGGCGGCGACGGGCCTGGCGCGGCCGACAGCGCACCGCCTGGCGGTCGCTCTCGAGCACCACCGGCTGGTCGGGCGCGACATGCAGGGACGCTTCGTGCTCGGCCCGCGACTCAGCGAGTTGGCCTCCGCCGCCGGTGAGGACCGGCTGCTCGCGACCGCCGGCCCGGTGCTGGCGCGACTGCGGGACATCACCGGTGAATCGGCGCAGCTCTTCCGCCGCCAGGGTGAGTACCGCGTGTGTGTTGCGGCGGCCGAGCGCCCGTCGGGTCTGCGCGACACCGTGCCGGTCGGCAGCCAGCTGACGATGGCGGCCGGTTCCGCCGCTCAGATACTGCTGGCCTGGGAGGACCCGGAGCGGATGCACCGCGGTCTCCACAACGCCTCCTTCAACGCTGCGGCCCTGGCCGGCGTACGGCGCCGCGGCTGGGCGCACTCGGTCGGCGAACGCGAGCAAGGCGTCGCCTCCGTCTCGGCCCCGGTCCGCTCCCCCAGCGGCAAGGTGATTGCCGCGGTCTCCGTCTCCGGCCCGATCGAACGCCTCTCCCGCCAGCCCGGCCGCATGCACGCCCCCGCCGTCATGGCCGCCGCCGAACGCCTCTCCGAGGCCCTCCGCCGCGCTTCCGAGTAA
- the leuC gene encoding 3-isopropylmalate dehydratase large subunit: MGRTLSEKVWDAHVVRHADGEPDLLYIDLHLVHEVTSPQAFDGLRLAGRQVRRPDLTIATEDHNVPTYDVDKPIADPVSRTQVDTLRKNAEEFGIRIHTLGDPDQGVVHVIGPQLGLTQPGMTVVCGDSHTSTHGAFGAIAFGIGTSEVEHVLATQTLMQARPKTMAVTVDGVLPDGVSAKDLVLSLIAKVGTGGGQGYIVEYRGEAIRALSMEARMTICNMSIEWGAKAGMIAPDETTFAYLKDKPHAPQGLDWEAAVEYWKSLATDEDATFDREVVLRAEEITPFVTWGTNPGQGVALADVVPSPDDFDNENDRVAAERALEYMGLTAGTPMREIHVDTVFLGSCTNGRIEDLRAAAGVLAGRKVAEGTRMLVVPGSGRVRLQAEAEGLDTIFKDAGAEWRGAGCSMCLGMNPDQLAPGERSASTSNRNFEGRQGKGGRTHLVSPLVAAATAVTGTLAAPADLPPVAVPANA, from the coding sequence ATGGGTAGGACGTTGTCGGAAAAGGTCTGGGATGCGCACGTCGTGCGCCATGCCGACGGAGAACCCGACCTCCTCTACATCGACCTCCACCTGGTCCACGAGGTGACCAGCCCGCAGGCGTTCGACGGCCTGCGGCTGGCCGGCCGCCAGGTCCGGCGTCCGGACCTGACGATCGCCACCGAGGACCACAACGTCCCGACGTACGACGTGGACAAGCCGATCGCCGACCCGGTCTCGCGGACCCAGGTGGACACGCTGCGCAAGAACGCCGAGGAGTTCGGCATCCGGATCCACACCCTCGGCGACCCGGACCAGGGCGTCGTGCACGTGATCGGCCCGCAGCTCGGCCTGACCCAGCCGGGGATGACCGTGGTCTGCGGCGACAGCCACACCTCGACGCACGGCGCGTTCGGCGCGATCGCGTTCGGCATCGGCACCAGCGAGGTCGAGCACGTGCTCGCCACCCAGACGCTGATGCAGGCCCGCCCGAAGACGATGGCCGTCACGGTCGACGGCGTGCTGCCGGACGGCGTCTCGGCCAAGGACCTGGTGCTGTCGCTGATCGCGAAGGTCGGCACCGGCGGCGGCCAGGGCTACATCGTCGAGTACCGCGGCGAGGCGATCCGGGCGCTCAGCATGGAAGCCCGGATGACGATCTGCAACATGTCGATCGAGTGGGGCGCCAAGGCCGGCATGATCGCGCCGGACGAGACCACGTTCGCGTACCTGAAGGACAAGCCGCACGCGCCGCAGGGCCTCGACTGGGAGGCCGCGGTCGAGTACTGGAAGAGCCTGGCGACCGACGAGGACGCGACCTTCGACCGCGAGGTCGTGCTGCGCGCCGAGGAGATCACCCCGTTCGTCACCTGGGGCACGAACCCGGGCCAGGGCGTCGCGCTCGCGGACGTCGTACCGTCGCCGGACGACTTCGACAACGAGAACGACCGGGTCGCCGCGGAGCGCGCGCTGGAGTACATGGGCCTGACCGCCGGTACGCCGATGCGCGAGATCCACGTGGACACGGTGTTCCTGGGGTCCTGCACCAACGGCCGGATCGAGGACCTGCGGGCCGCGGCCGGCGTGCTGGCCGGGCGGAAGGTTGCCGAGGGCACCCGGATGCTCGTGGTCCCGGGCTCCGGCCGGGTCCGGCTGCAGGCCGAGGCCGAGGGCCTGGACACGATCTTCAAGGACGCGGGCGCCGAGTGGCGCGGCGCGGGCTGCTCGATGTGCCTGGGCATGAACCCGGACCAGCTGGCCCCGGGCGAGCGCAGCGCCTCCACCTCGAACCGGAACTTCGAAGGCCGCCAGGGCAAGGGCGGTCGCACCCACCTGGTGTCGCCGCTGGTCGCCGCCGCGACCGCCGTCACCGGGACCCTGGCCGCACCGGCCGACCTGCCGCCCGTCGCCGTACCCGCGAACGCCTGA
- the leuD gene encoding 3-isopropylmalate dehydratase small subunit: MEAFTQHIGTAAPLRRSNVDTDQIIPAVYLKRVTRTGFEDGLFAAWRNDPSFVLNQPEYDGVSVLVAGPDFGTGSSREHAVWALLDYGFRVVVSSRFGDIFRGNSGKAGLLAALVTQEVVEQLWTTIEADPGTKVTVDLENKTISAGEVSAPFEIDDYTRYRLLNGLDDVGITLSHEADIAAYEATRPSFKPATLPAKA, from the coding sequence ATGGAAGCCTTCACCCAGCACATCGGTACGGCGGCCCCGCTGCGGCGCAGCAACGTGGACACCGACCAGATCATCCCGGCCGTCTACCTGAAGCGGGTCACCCGCACCGGTTTCGAGGACGGGCTGTTCGCGGCCTGGCGCAACGATCCGTCGTTCGTCCTCAACCAGCCGGAGTACGACGGGGTCTCGGTGCTCGTGGCGGGACCGGACTTCGGCACCGGATCGTCCCGGGAGCACGCCGTCTGGGCCTTGCTCGACTACGGGTTCCGGGTCGTGGTGTCGTCGCGGTTCGGCGACATCTTCCGCGGCAACTCGGGCAAGGCGGGCCTGCTCGCCGCCCTGGTGACGCAGGAGGTCGTCGAGCAGCTGTGGACCACGATCGAGGCCGACCCGGGCACCAAGGTCACGGTCGACCTGGAGAACAAGACGATCTCGGCCGGTGAGGTGTCCGCGCCGTTCGAGATCGACGACTACACGCGGTACCGGTTGCTGAACGGTCTGGACGACGTCGGCATCACCTTGTCCCACGAGGCCGACATCGCTGCCTACGAAGCGACCCGGCCGTCCTTCAAGCCGGCCACCCTTCCCGCCAAGGCCTGA
- the corA gene encoding magnesium/cobalt transporter CorA — MSDLRLRTFRAFSRTPSLRPSLRAAARKHAAAAAPVIEPADKQHRDPQKPKGHSVVDSAIYCGGTRIASPDSLADTYSALHDSPQSLAWIGLYRPDRRELASLAQEFDLHELAIEDANEAHQRPKLERYGDTLFVVLKAARYRDATEEVEFGEVHVFVGPDFVVTVRHAEAPNLAAVRRRVERDPELLSRGAEAVLYAIMDKVVDGYAPVVAGLENDIDEIETEVFRGDPKVSRRIYELSREVIEFQRATRPLIGMLEQLRGGFQKYGVDEELQRSLRDVADHVTEVVEKVDGFRELLRDILTVNATLVAQQQNEEMKSLAIASSEQNEEVKRISAWAAILFAPTLIGTVYGMNFDHMPELHWQYGYPFAIGLMALVCGGLHQIFKRRGWL, encoded by the coding sequence ATGTCCGACCTGCGCCTGCGCACGTTCCGTGCGTTCAGCCGTACCCCGTCACTGCGCCCGTCACTGCGCGCCGCCGCCCGCAAGCACGCCGCAGCCGCCGCGCCCGTGATCGAGCCGGCCGACAAGCAGCACCGCGATCCGCAGAAGCCCAAGGGGCACAGCGTCGTCGACAGCGCGATCTACTGCGGCGGCACCCGGATCGCCTCCCCGGACTCGCTCGCGGACACGTACTCCGCCTTGCACGACTCGCCGCAGAGCCTGGCCTGGATCGGCCTGTACCGACCGGACCGCCGCGAGCTCGCCTCGCTGGCGCAGGAGTTCGACCTGCACGAGCTCGCGATCGAGGACGCCAACGAGGCGCACCAGCGGCCGAAACTGGAGCGGTACGGCGACACGCTGTTCGTCGTCCTGAAGGCCGCGCGGTACCGGGACGCGACCGAGGAGGTCGAGTTCGGTGAGGTGCATGTCTTCGTCGGCCCGGACTTCGTGGTGACGGTCCGGCACGCCGAAGCGCCCAACCTGGCAGCGGTCCGGCGCCGCGTCGAGCGCGACCCCGAACTCCTCAGCCGCGGTGCCGAGGCCGTGCTCTACGCGATCATGGACAAGGTCGTCGACGGGTACGCGCCGGTGGTCGCCGGCCTGGAGAACGACATCGACGAGATCGAGACCGAGGTGTTCCGCGGCGATCCCAAGGTGTCGCGGCGCATCTACGAGCTGTCCCGTGAGGTGATCGAGTTCCAGCGCGCCACCCGGCCGCTGATCGGCATGCTCGAGCAGCTCCGCGGCGGTTTCCAGAAGTACGGCGTCGACGAGGAACTGCAACGTTCACTGCGCGACGTCGCCGACCACGTCACCGAGGTGGTGGAGAAGGTCGACGGCTTCCGGGAACTGCTCCGCGACATCCTGACGGTGAACGCGACGCTGGTCGCCCAGCAGCAGAACGAGGAGATGAAGAGCCTCGCGATCGCCAGCAGCGAGCAGAACGAAGAGGTCAAGCGGATCTCTGCCTGGGCGGCGATCCTGTTCGCCCCGACCCTGATCGGGACCGTCTACGGGATGAACTTCGACCACATGCCGGAGCTGCACTGGCAGTACGGCTACCCGTTCGCGATCGGCCTGATGGCCTTGGTGTGTGGAGGTCTGCACCAGATCTTCAAACGCCGCGGATGGCTCTGA
- a CDS encoding HU family DNA-binding protein — MNKSQLVEALAVHFDGNRRQAQHALESVIDTVQRELTKKGGKVAITGFGAFEAIERGARIVRNPRTGETKRAKKTTVPKFRAGAELKAVVSGAKKLPKLVVPKPAATATKAAAPAKKAAPAKAAATKTAAAKKTVAKKAPAKTAAKKAPAKTVAKKAPAKKAPAKTVAKKAPAKKAPAKKTAAKRTAR; from the coding sequence GTGAACAAGAGCCAGTTGGTCGAAGCGCTCGCAGTGCACTTCGACGGAAACCGCCGCCAGGCCCAGCACGCACTGGAATCGGTGATCGACACCGTCCAGCGTGAGCTGACCAAGAAGGGCGGCAAGGTCGCCATCACCGGTTTCGGTGCCTTCGAGGCCATCGAGCGTGGCGCGCGCATCGTGCGCAACCCGCGGACCGGTGAGACCAAGCGCGCCAAGAAGACCACGGTGCCGAAGTTCCGCGCGGGTGCGGAGCTGAAGGCCGTCGTCTCCGGCGCCAAGAAGCTGCCGAAGCTGGTCGTCCCGAAGCCGGCCGCCACCGCCACCAAGGCGGCTGCCCCGGCGAAGAAGGCCGCACCGGCCAAGGCTGCTGCCACCAAGACCGCCGCTGCGAAGAAGACGGTCGCCAAGAAGGCCCCGGCCAAGACGGCTGCCAAGAAGGCGCCGGCGAAGACCGTTGCCAAGAAGGCCCCGGCCAAGAAGGCCCCGGCCAAGACCGTTGCGAAGAAGGCGCCGGCCAAGAAGGCCCCCGCCAAGAAGACCGCGGCGAAGCGCACCGCTCGCTGA
- the cofC gene encoding 2-phospho-L-lactate guanylyltransferase, whose translation MADLQVAPWTLVIPVKRTAIAKSRLAPAYPQHRPELARAFAVDTTAAALASPLVRAVLVVTDDPQVAADVTAAGAHVVPDLPAEGLNEALLHGATVAAAEFATNGIAALSADLPALRPAELTAALAACTAPRSFVVDLPGTGTTLLAAAPGVPLDPRFGLGSALAHQASGAVPIELTTIESVRRDVDTAADLAHAVQLGVGPATADVMSLVLGAATGTEGLAC comes from the coding sequence ATGGCAGACCTACAGGTCGCTCCCTGGACCCTGGTGATCCCGGTGAAGCGTACGGCGATCGCGAAGAGCCGGCTCGCTCCGGCCTACCCTCAGCACCGTCCCGAGCTGGCCCGTGCCTTCGCCGTCGACACTACTGCGGCCGCCCTGGCCTCTCCCCTGGTGCGCGCCGTCCTGGTGGTCACCGACGACCCGCAGGTGGCCGCCGACGTCACCGCGGCCGGTGCGCACGTCGTACCGGATCTGCCCGCCGAAGGGCTCAACGAGGCGCTGCTCCATGGCGCCACGGTGGCCGCGGCCGAGTTCGCCACCAACGGCATCGCGGCGTTGTCCGCCGATCTCCCGGCCCTGCGTCCCGCCGAGCTGACCGCCGCCCTCGCAGCCTGTACGGCGCCGCGCTCGTTCGTCGTCGACCTGCCCGGCACGGGGACGACGTTGCTCGCCGCCGCGCCCGGGGTGCCGCTGGATCCCCGCTTCGGTCTGGGTTCCGCCCTGGCCCACCAGGCCTCCGGCGCGGTGCCGATCGAGCTGACCACGATCGAGTCGGTACGCCGTGACGTCGACACCGCGGCCGATCTCGCGCACGCCGTACAGCTGGGTGTGGGACCGGCGACGGCGGACGTGATGTCGCTGGTGCTCGGTGCCGCGACGGGCACCGAGGGTCTAGCCTGCTGA
- a CDS encoding lysophospholipid acyltransferase family protein, whose translation MTDGQQEHQEAAVDARPADPRPPRGFWFGVIVAIVKPFMIVFTKCRFSGRENMPRTGGVVYVPNHISHFDPVVLGYFIWECRRIPRFLGKASVFKIPVLGKIISGAGQIPVYRDSAQAADAFRDAVAAVERGECVGVYPEGTITRDPELWPMTGKTGAARIALMTGCPVIPVANWGAHEVFQSYTGKFRIRLLPRKTLQVRAGKPVDLSAFEGKPITNQLLHEATAVIMRSVAETLGELRGETPPKELYDYRKARKGEENA comes from the coding sequence ATGACCGACGGCCAGCAGGAGCACCAGGAGGCAGCTGTGGACGCGAGGCCAGCGGATCCCCGGCCGCCGCGCGGGTTCTGGTTCGGCGTGATCGTCGCGATCGTCAAGCCGTTCATGATCGTGTTCACCAAGTGCCGGTTCAGCGGCCGCGAGAACATGCCGCGCACCGGTGGCGTGGTGTACGTGCCCAATCACATCTCGCACTTCGACCCGGTGGTGCTCGGCTATTTCATCTGGGAGTGCCGGCGGATCCCGCGGTTCCTCGGGAAGGCGTCGGTGTTCAAGATCCCGGTGCTCGGCAAGATCATCAGCGGCGCCGGGCAGATTCCGGTGTACCGGGACTCGGCGCAGGCCGCGGACGCCTTCCGGGACGCGGTCGCCGCGGTCGAACGCGGTGAGTGTGTGGGTGTTTACCCGGAAGGCACGATCACCCGGGACCCGGAGCTGTGGCCGATGACCGGCAAGACCGGCGCCGCCCGGATCGCGCTGATGACCGGCTGCCCGGTGATCCCGGTCGCGAACTGGGGCGCCCACGAGGTCTTCCAGTCCTACACCGGCAAGTTCCGGATCCGGTTGCTGCCGCGCAAGACGCTGCAGGTGCGCGCCGGGAAGCCGGTCGACCTGAGCGCCTTCGAGGGCAAGCCGATCACCAACCAGCTGTTGCACGAGGCAACCGCGGTGATCATGCGCAGCGTCGCCGAGACCCTCGGCGAGCTCCGCGGCGAGACCCCGCCCAAGGAGCTGTACGACTACCGCAAGGCCCGCAAAGGTGAGGAGAACGCATGA
- a CDS encoding NAD(P)H-dependent glycerol-3-phosphate dehydrogenase, whose protein sequence is MTKVAVFGAGSWGTAFATVLANAGNQVSVWARRESLCAAINADHENADYLPGLRLPEAITASHDPAAVVDGAEAVFLTVPSQSLRDNLTDWAGVLPNAVPLVSLMKGVELGTTKRMSEVIAELTGAGPERIAVVSGPNLAREIAEGQPAAAVVACADEGTAARLQKLCHSPAFRPYTNNDVVGCELGGACKNVIALAVGMAVGLGFGDNARASVITRGLAEIARLGTALGADEHTFSGLAGLGDLVATCSSPLSRNRTFGEKLGQGMTVAEIAGATRQVAEGVKSCASISELAHRHDVEMPIAEHVTKVVAGEMTPKDMLFSLVSRSAKSERWG, encoded by the coding sequence ATGACGAAAGTAGCGGTGTTCGGTGCGGGTTCCTGGGGTACGGCGTTCGCGACCGTACTGGCGAACGCGGGGAACCAGGTGTCCGTGTGGGCCCGGCGGGAGTCGCTGTGCGCGGCGATCAACGCCGACCACGAGAACGCCGACTACCTGCCGGGCCTGCGGCTCCCGGAGGCGATCACCGCGTCCCATGACCCAGCCGCCGTCGTAGACGGGGCCGAGGCCGTCTTCCTCACCGTCCCGTCCCAGTCGTTGCGCGACAACCTGACCGACTGGGCCGGCGTGCTGCCGAACGCCGTACCGCTGGTCAGCCTGATGAAGGGCGTCGAGCTCGGTACGACGAAGCGGATGAGCGAGGTGATCGCCGAGCTCACCGGCGCCGGACCGGAACGGATCGCGGTCGTCTCCGGGCCGAACCTCGCGCGCGAGATCGCCGAGGGGCAACCGGCCGCGGCCGTCGTCGCCTGCGCGGACGAGGGGACCGCGGCGCGGCTGCAGAAGCTCTGCCACTCGCCGGCGTTCCGCCCGTACACGAACAACGACGTGGTCGGCTGCGAGCTTGGCGGCGCCTGCAAGAACGTGATCGCACTCGCGGTCGGCATGGCGGTCGGCCTCGGCTTCGGCGACAACGCGCGCGCGTCGGTGATCACCCGCGGCCTGGCCGAGATCGCCCGGCTCGGTACGGCGCTCGGCGCCGACGAGCACACGTTCTCCGGGCTGGCGGGGCTGGGCGACCTGGTGGCGACGTGCTCGTCCCCGCTGTCGCGCAACCGGACGTTCGGCGAGAAGCTCGGGCAGGGCATGACCGTCGCCGAGATCGCGGGCGCGACCCGGCAGGTCGCCGAAGGCGTGAAGTCCTGTGCGTCGATCAGCGAGCTCGCGCACCGGCACGACGTCGAGATGCCGATCGCCGAACACGTCACGAAGGTGGTGGCCGGCGAGATGACGCCGAAGGACATGCTGTTCAGCCTGGTGTCCCGCTCGGCGAAGTCGGAGCGCTGGGGGTGA